In Pseudomonas sp. ADAK18, a single window of DNA contains:
- the mnmA gene encoding tRNA 2-thiouridine(34) synthase MnmA: MRDPAPSDTQKKRVIVGMSGGVDSSVSAVLLMEQGYEVEGLFMKNWEEDDGTEYCTAMDDLADAQAVCDKIGITLHTANFAAEYWDNVFEHFLAEYKAGRTPNPDILCNREIKFKAFLDYAMILGADLIATGHYVRRRDIDGRTELLKGLDANKDQSYFLHAVGGEQIAKTLFPVGELEKPEVRQIAEKHGLATAKKKDSTGICFIGERRFSDFLKQYLPAQPGEIKTPSGEIIGRHHGLMYHTIGQRQGLGIGGLKDASDEPWYVLIKDLEHNELIVGQGNDHPYLFSRALLASDIYWVNPVDLSSPRRLTAKVRYRQSDQPCTLEKTDSGYRATFDDPQRAVTPGQSVVFYDGEICLGGGVIEVAEPWSSQA, from the coding sequence ATGCGTGATCCAGCCCCTTCTGACACACAAAAGAAGCGCGTCATCGTCGGTATGTCCGGCGGCGTGGATTCTTCCGTTTCCGCCGTCCTGCTGATGGAGCAGGGTTATGAGGTGGAAGGCCTGTTCATGAAGAACTGGGAAGAAGACGATGGAACGGAATATTGCACCGCCATGGACGACCTGGCGGATGCCCAGGCTGTCTGCGATAAAATTGGCATCACGCTGCACACCGCCAACTTTGCTGCCGAGTACTGGGACAACGTATTCGAGCACTTCCTGGCCGAATACAAGGCCGGCCGTACGCCGAACCCGGACATCCTGTGTAACCGCGAGATCAAGTTCAAGGCGTTCCTCGACTACGCGATGATCCTCGGTGCCGACCTGATTGCCACTGGCCACTACGTGCGCCGCCGTGACATCGATGGCCGCACCGAGCTGCTCAAGGGCCTGGACGCCAACAAAGACCAGAGCTACTTCCTGCACGCCGTCGGCGGCGAACAGATCGCCAAGACCCTGTTCCCGGTAGGCGAACTGGAAAAGCCGGAAGTACGCCAGATCGCTGAAAAGCATGGCCTGGCCACTGCAAAGAAAAAGGACTCCACCGGAATTTGCTTTATCGGCGAACGCCGCTTCAGCGACTTCCTCAAGCAGTACCTGCCAGCACAACCGGGCGAGATCAAGACCCCCTCAGGTGAAATCATCGGCCGCCATCATGGCCTGATGTACCACACCATCGGCCAGCGTCAGGGCCTGGGTATCGGCGGCTTGAAAGACGCGAGCGATGAACCATGGTACGTGCTGATCAAGGACCTGGAACACAACGAACTGATCGTTGGCCAGGGCAATGACCACCCGTATCTGTTCTCCCGCGCCCTGCTCGCCTCGGATATCTATTGGGTCAACCCGGTAGACCTGAGTTCCCCGCGCCGCCTGACTGCCAAAGTGCGCTATCGCCAAAGCGACCAGCCTTGCACCCTGGAAAAAACCGACAGCGGCTACCGCGCCACCTTCGACGACCCGCAGCGTGCGGTGACGCCCGGCCAATCCGTGGTGTTCTATGACGGTGAGATCTGCCTGGGGGGCGGCGTGATTGAAGTTGCCGAGCCCTGGAGCAGCCAGGCATGA
- the hflD gene encoding high frequency lysogenization protein HflD, whose product MSPTQEQLTALGGVFLAAVLVDKIAKTGQVTEAGLTCMLGSLLIRDPKDTLEVYGGDDLALREGYRALVGALERDPSTLQREPLRYALSMLGLERQLAKRDDLLETIGKRLPQIQSQVEHFGPAHENVIAACGALYQDTLSTLRQRIQVHGDMRNLQQPNNASKIRALLLAGIRSARLWRQLGGHRWQLVISRRKLLKELYPLMRNE is encoded by the coding sequence ATGAGCCCGACTCAGGAGCAACTGACGGCACTGGGCGGCGTGTTTCTCGCCGCTGTACTGGTGGACAAAATTGCAAAGACCGGTCAAGTCACCGAGGCCGGTTTGACCTGCATGCTCGGCAGCTTGCTGATCCGTGACCCCAAGGACACCCTCGAAGTCTACGGCGGTGATGACCTGGCCCTGCGCGAAGGCTATCGCGCCCTGGTCGGCGCCCTGGAGCGCGACCCCAGCACCCTGCAGCGCGAGCCATTGCGCTACGCCCTGTCAATGCTTGGCCTTGAGCGCCAACTGGCCAAGCGTGATGACTTGCTGGAGACCATCGGCAAGCGTCTGCCGCAGATCCAGTCCCAGGTCGAGCACTTCGGCCCGGCCCACGAAAATGTGATCGCAGCCTGTGGCGCCCTGTATCAAGACACCCTGAGCACGCTACGCCAACGGATCCAGGTCCACGGCGACATGCGCAACCTGCAACAACCGAACAACGCCTCGAAAATCCGCGCTCTGCTCCTGGCCGGTATTCGTTCGGCGCGGTTGTGGCGGCAGTTGGGCGGCCATCGCTGGCAGCTGGTCATCAGCCGTCGTAAATTGCTTAAAGAGCTTTACCCGTTGATGCGCAACGAATAA
- a CDS encoding GNAT family N-acetyltransferase: MNKIHVSVADWQKDIAEIRRIREAVFIAEQSVPPELEWDADDADAVHFLAFEGDFPIGTARLLPSGEIGRVSVLKDWRGLKVGDKLMEAVIGMAEKRGQTRQFLSAQVYAAPFYERLGFKIVSDEFLEVGIPHVDMVREG; encoded by the coding sequence ATGAATAAGATTCACGTAAGTGTCGCGGACTGGCAAAAGGATATCGCTGAGATTCGGCGCATTCGTGAAGCGGTATTTATCGCTGAACAATCGGTTCCACCTGAGCTGGAGTGGGATGCGGACGACGCCGATGCGGTGCATTTTCTCGCGTTTGAAGGCGACTTCCCGATTGGTACCGCGCGCCTGCTGCCCAGCGGTGAAATCGGGCGTGTATCGGTGCTCAAAGACTGGCGCGGGCTCAAAGTCGGCGACAAGCTGATGGAAGCTGTGATTGGCATGGCCGAGAAACGCGGCCAGACCAGGCAGTTCCTCAGCGCACAGGTCTACGCTGCACCGTTCTACGAGCGCCTGGGCTTCAAGATTGTCAGCGATGAGTTCCTGGAAGTCGGGATTCCTCATGTTGATATGGTGCGCGAGGGCTGA
- a CDS encoding serine hydrolase, which yields MPRNLFQALTCSSALALLTACAATSTPSPPYPHAQEPIGDVQTMYDGKLSQDAAISTFRNIDRLFPVRTIRAGGHPLPLPRSSQPLGPVAFDYEGKRYSLDDYITLNRVTGLLVIKDGQVVTERYEKGNTPDTRWMSMSVAKSITSTLVGAALQDGSIKSLDDKVTQYLPALAGSGYDQTTVRQVLAMRSGVKWSEKYADPTSDRRMMLKLQTEQVPGSALKFMASLPSAAPPGTRTNYSTGETQVLGQLVSAATGKPLAQYLSEKIWAPYGMQTDANWWLDGPNGNEVGGSGISATLEDYGRFGQFVLSGGKAGDKQVLPKGWMSFASATTGTDPAYGDFASMWWPAWTAASKADKAFTAAGIFGQFVYINPTQNVVIVVWQAQTKATGAEVIDDMVAFDAITKAAK from the coding sequence ATGCCAAGAAACCTCTTCCAGGCACTGACCTGCTCCTCGGCACTGGCCTTGCTGACTGCCTGCGCGGCCACTTCTACTCCCTCGCCTCCCTACCCCCATGCACAGGAGCCAATTGGCGACGTGCAGACCATGTATGACGGCAAGCTCAGCCAGGACGCCGCCATCAGTACCTTCCGCAATATCGATCGCTTGTTTCCGGTGCGCACGATCAGGGCCGGCGGCCACCCGCTGCCACTGCCGCGCAGCAGCCAACCGCTGGGCCCGGTTGCATTCGACTACGAAGGCAAACGTTATAGCCTCGACGACTACATCACCCTCAACCGGGTAACGGGTCTGCTGGTGATCAAGGATGGCCAAGTCGTTACTGAACGCTACGAAAAAGGCAATACACCGGACACTCGATGGATGTCGATGTCGGTGGCCAAATCGATTACCTCGACCCTCGTGGGTGCCGCACTGCAGGACGGCTCAATCAAAAGCCTTGATGACAAAGTGACGCAATATTTGCCCGCACTCGCCGGCAGCGGCTATGACCAGACCACCGTACGCCAGGTCCTGGCGATGCGCTCCGGGGTCAAATGGAGTGAGAAATACGCCGACCCAACGTCAGACCGACGAATGATGCTCAAGCTGCAAACCGAACAAGTCCCCGGCTCCGCCCTCAAGTTCATGGCGAGCCTGCCCAGCGCCGCGCCGCCTGGCACTCGGACCAACTACAGCACCGGCGAGACACAAGTGCTGGGCCAACTGGTGAGTGCCGCCACGGGCAAGCCACTGGCGCAATACCTGAGTGAGAAAATCTGGGCGCCGTACGGCATGCAAACCGACGCAAACTGGTGGCTCGACGGTCCCAATGGCAACGAAGTGGGTGGCAGCGGCATCAGCGCAACGCTTGAAGATTACGGGCGCTTCGGACAGTTCGTACTTAGCGGCGGGAAAGCTGGCGACAAACAGGTGCTACCCAAAGGCTGGATGAGTTTCGCCAGTGCCACCACCGGCACCGACCCGGCGTACGGTGACTTTGCCTCCATGTGGTGGCCCGCATGGACCGCCGCCTCCAAGGCCGATAAAGCCTTCACGGCTGCAGGCATTTTTGGCCAGTTTGTCTACATCAACCCCACCCAAAACGTGGTGATCGTCGTGTGGCAAGCGCAAACCAAAGCCACGGGAGCCGAAGTGATTGACGACATGGTCGCCTTCGACGCTATTACCAAGGCCGCGAAGTAA
- a CDS encoding NUDIX hydrolase yields MTWLPHITVATIVEDNGRFLMVEELKAGRAVLNQPAGHLDPHETLIEAAVRETLEETGWDVEATGIVGIYLYTAPSNGVTYQRVCFIAKALKHHPDYQLDDGIVRARWLSRDELMTLREHWRSELIIRCIDDYLAGFNHSLKLIRPSL; encoded by the coding sequence ATGACCTGGCTACCCCACATCACCGTCGCCACCATCGTCGAAGACAATGGCCGTTTCCTGATGGTCGAAGAGCTCAAGGCCGGCCGTGCCGTACTCAACCAGCCCGCCGGCCATCTGGACCCGCACGAAACCCTGATCGAGGCCGCCGTGCGCGAGACCCTCGAAGAAACCGGCTGGGATGTCGAGGCCACTGGGATTGTCGGAATTTATCTGTACACCGCCCCCAGCAATGGCGTGACCTACCAACGTGTCTGCTTTATCGCCAAGGCGCTGAAACACCACCCGGACTATCAGTTGGACGATGGCATTGTCCGCGCCCGCTGGCTGAGTCGTGACGAACTGATGACCCTGCGCGAGCACTGGCGCAGCGAGCTGATCATCCGTTGCATCGATGATTATCTGGCAGGCTTTAACCACAGTCTCAAATTGATCCGTCCTTCTCTTTAG
- the aceA gene encoding isocitrate lyase, with protein MALTREQQIAALEKDWAENPRWKGVTRAYSAADVVRLRGSVQPEHTFAKLGAEKLWNLVTQGAKPSFRPDKDFVNCMGALTGGQAVQQVKAGIQAIYLSGWQVAADNNSAESMYPDQSLYPVDSVPTVVKRINNSFRRADQIQWKAGKGPGDEGYIDYFAPIVADAEAGFGGVLNAYELMKSMIEAGAAGVHFEDQLASVKKCGHMGGKVLVPTQEAVQKLTAARLAADVAGTPTIILARTDANAADLLTSDCDPYDQPFVTGERTQEGFYKVRAGLDQAIARGLAYAPYADLIWCETAKPDLDEARRFAEAIKKEYPDQLLSYNCSPSFNWKKNLDDATIAKFQRELSAMGYKHQFITLAGIHNMWHSMFNLAHDYARNDMTAYVKLQEQEFADASKGYTFVAHQQEVGTGYFDDMTTVIQGGSSSVTALTGSTEEEQFH; from the coding sequence ATGGCACTGACACGCGAACAGCAAATTGCAGCCCTTGAAAAAGACTGGGCTGAAAACCCACGCTGGAAAGGCGTGACCCGCGCTTACTCCGCTGCTGACGTCGTCCGCCTGCGTGGCTCGGTTCAACCTGAGCACACCTTTGCAAAACTGGGCGCCGAGAAGCTGTGGAACCTGGTGACCCAGGGTGCCAAGCCATCCTTCCGTCCCGATAAAGATTTCGTCAACTGCATGGGCGCCCTGACCGGCGGCCAGGCTGTGCAACAAGTCAAGGCCGGTATCCAGGCGATCTACCTGTCGGGCTGGCAAGTGGCTGCGGACAACAACTCCGCCGAATCGATGTACCCGGACCAGTCGCTGTACCCGGTGGACTCCGTACCAACCGTGGTCAAGCGCATCAACAACTCGTTCCGTCGCGCCGACCAGATCCAGTGGAAGGCCGGTAAAGGTCCGGGCGACGAAGGCTACATCGACTACTTCGCGCCAATCGTGGCTGACGCCGAAGCCGGTTTCGGCGGCGTACTGAACGCCTACGAGCTGATGAAAAGCATGATCGAGGCAGGCGCTGCCGGCGTTCACTTCGAAGACCAACTGGCTTCCGTGAAAAAATGCGGCCACATGGGCGGCAAGGTACTGGTTCCAACCCAGGAAGCCGTACAGAAGCTGACCGCTGCCCGCCTGGCAGCTGACGTGGCCGGCACCCCGACCATCATCCTGGCCCGTACCGACGCCAACGCAGCTGACTTGCTGACTTCGGACTGCGACCCGTACGACCAGCCATTCGTGACTGGCGAACGTACCCAGGAAGGCTTCTATAAAGTGCGCGCCGGTCTCGACCAGGCTATCGCTCGCGGCCTGGCCTACGCACCGTACGCCGACCTGATCTGGTGCGAAACCGCCAAGCCAGACCTGGACGAAGCCCGTCGTTTCGCTGAAGCGATCAAAAAGGAATACCCGGACCAACTGCTGTCCTACAACTGCTCGCCTTCTTTCAACTGGAAGAAGAACCTGGACGACGCGACCATCGCCAAGTTCCAGCGCGAGCTGTCCGCCATGGGCTACAAGCACCAGTTCATTACCCTGGCCGGCATTCACAACATGTGGCACAGCATGTTCAACCTGGCGCACGACTACGCCCGCAACGACATGACTGCCTACGTGAAGCTGCAAGAGCAGGAATTCGCTGACGCCTCCAAGGGTTACACCTTCGTGGCTCACCAGCAGGAAGTGGGCACTGGCTACTTCGACGACATGACCACCGTGATCCAGGGCGGCTCCTCGTCCGTGACCGCGCTGACCGGTTCGACCGAAGAAGAACAGTTCCACTGA
- a CDS encoding cupin domain-containing protein, translated as MNPDIPLQLLGGITAREFLRDYWQKKPLLIRQAIPDFESPIDADELAGLALEEEVESRLIIEHGERPWELRRGPFAEDAFSTLPERDWTLLVQAVDQFVPEVAELLENFRFLPSWRIDDVMISFAAPGGSVGPHFDNYDVFLLQGHGKRNWKIGQMCNAESPLLQHADLRILAEFEETAEWVLEPGDMLYLPPRLAHCGVAVDDCLTYSVGFRAPSAAEVLTHFTDFLSQYLTDEERYTDADAQPVSDPHQIQHDALDRLKGLLAEHMSDERMLLTWFGQFMTEPRYPELVAGEELGEDDVINSLENGAILVRNPSARLAWSEVDDDVLLFASGQSRYLPGKLRELLKLVCSADALHSENLGAWLADEDGRDLVCELVKQGSLGFADE; from the coding sequence ATGAATCCTGATATTCCTCTTCAACTTCTGGGCGGCATCACGGCACGGGAATTCCTGCGCGACTACTGGCAGAAAAAACCGCTACTGATCCGCCAGGCCATTCCTGATTTCGAAAGCCCGATCGACGCCGACGAACTGGCCGGCCTGGCACTGGAAGAAGAAGTCGAGTCGCGCCTGATCATCGAGCACGGCGAACGCCCTTGGGAACTGCGCCGCGGCCCATTTGCCGAAGACGCCTTCAGCACCCTGCCCGAGCGTGACTGGACCCTGCTGGTTCAAGCCGTCGACCAGTTCGTCCCGGAAGTGGCCGAGTTGCTGGAAAACTTCCGCTTCCTGCCAAGCTGGCGCATCGACGATGTGATGATCAGCTTTGCCGCCCCTGGTGGTAGCGTGGGTCCGCACTTCGACAACTACGACGTGTTCCTGCTGCAAGGCCACGGCAAGCGTAACTGGAAGATTGGCCAGATGTGCAACGCCGAAAGCCCGTTGCTGCAACACGCCGACCTGCGCATCCTTGCCGAATTCGAAGAGACTGCCGAATGGGTATTGGAACCGGGCGACATGCTTTACCTGCCTCCACGCCTGGCCCATTGCGGCGTCGCCGTGGATGACTGCCTGACCTATTCGGTAGGCTTCCGCGCCCCGAGCGCCGCTGAAGTGCTGACCCACTTCACCGACTTCCTCAGCCAGTACCTGACGGACGAAGAGCGTTACACCGACGCTGACGCCCAGCCTGTGAGCGATCCGCACCAGATTCAGCACGATGCCCTCGACCGCCTCAAAGGCCTGCTGGCCGAGCACATGAGCGACGAACGCATGCTGCTGACCTGGTTCGGCCAGTTCATGACCGAACCGCGCTACCCGGAACTGGTGGCCGGTGAAGAGCTGGGCGAAGACGACGTCATCAACAGCCTGGAAAACGGTGCGATTCTGGTCCGCAACCCAAGCGCCCGCCTAGCCTGGTCGGAAGTGGACGACGACGTGCTGCTGTTCGCCAGCGGCCAGAGCCGTTACCTGCCAGGTAAACTGCGCGAGTTGTTGAAACTGGTGTGTTCGGCCGACGCCCTGCACAGCGAGAACCTCGGCGCATGGCTCGCAGACGAAGATGGCCGCGACCTGGTTTGCGAACTGGTCAAGCAAGGAAGCCTGGGATTTGCCGATGAATAA
- the purB gene encoding adenylosuccinate lyase: MQLSSLTAVSPVDGRYAGKTQALRPIFSEYGLIRARVLVEVRWLQRLAAHPGISEVPAFSAQANAVLNTLAENFALEHAERVKEIERTTNHDVKAIEYLLKEQAAKLPELAKVSEFIHFACTSEDINNLSHALMLREGRDDVMLPLMRQTAEAIRELAVRFADVPMLSRTHGQPASPTTLGKELANVVYRLERQIAQVATVPLLGKINGAVGNYNAHLSAYPEIDWEENARAFIEDELGLGFNPYTTQIEPHDYIAELFDAIARFNTILIDFDRDIWGYISLGYFKQRTIAGEIGSSTMPHKVNPIDFENSEGNLGIANALFQHLASKLPISRWQRDLTDSTVLRNLGVGFAHSVIAYEASLKGISKLELNAQKIAADLDACWEVLAEPIQTVMRRYNIENPYEKLKELTRGKGITSDALQTFIDGLDMPAAAKAELKLLTPANYIGNAVAQAKRI, from the coding sequence ATGCAGCTCTCTTCGCTCACTGCGGTTTCCCCTGTTGACGGCCGCTACGCCGGCAAAACCCAGGCCCTGCGCCCTATTTTCAGCGAATACGGCCTGATCCGTGCTCGTGTTCTGGTTGAAGTGCGCTGGCTCCAGCGCCTGGCCGCTCATCCAGGCATCAGCGAAGTGCCGGCGTTCTCCGCGCAAGCCAACGCTGTGCTCAACACCCTGGCGGAAAACTTCGCTCTGGAGCACGCCGAGCGTGTGAAAGAGATCGAGCGCACCACCAACCACGACGTAAAAGCCATCGAGTACCTGCTCAAAGAGCAAGCGGCCAAGCTGCCGGAACTGGCCAAGGTCAGCGAGTTCATCCACTTTGCCTGCACCAGCGAGGACATCAACAACCTGTCCCACGCCTTGATGCTGCGCGAAGGCCGTGATGACGTGATGCTGCCGCTGATGCGCCAGACCGCCGAAGCGATCCGCGAACTGGCTGTCCGCTTCGCCGACGTACCGATGCTGTCGCGCACCCACGGCCAACCGGCTTCGCCGACCACCCTGGGTAAAGAACTGGCCAACGTGGTGTACCGCCTGGAGCGCCAGATCGCTCAAGTCGCCACCGTGCCACTGCTGGGCAAGATCAACGGTGCCGTAGGCAACTACAACGCCCACCTGTCGGCCTACCCTGAGATCGACTGGGAAGAAAACGCCCGCGCCTTCATCGAAGATGAGCTGGGCCTGGGCTTCAACCCGTACACCACGCAGATTGAGCCGCACGACTACATCGCCGAGCTGTTCGACGCCATTGCACGTTTCAACACCATCCTGATCGACTTCGATCGCGATATCTGGGGCTACATCTCCCTGGGCTACTTCAAGCAGCGCACCATCGCCGGTGAAATCGGTTCGTCGACCATGCCGCACAAGGTCAACCCGATCGACTTCGAAAACTCCGAAGGCAACCTCGGCATCGCCAACGCCCTGTTCCAGCACTTGGCCAGCAAGTTGCCGATTTCCCGCTGGCAGCGCGACCTGACCGACTCCACCGTACTGCGTAACCTCGGCGTGGGCTTTGCCCACAGCGTGATCGCGTACGAAGCGAGCCTCAAAGGCATCAGCAAGCTGGAACTCAACGCTCAGAAAATCGCCGCTGACCTGGATGCCTGCTGGGAAGTCCTGGCCGAACCGATCCAGACCGTGATGCGTCGCTACAACATCGAAAACCCGTACGAGAAGCTCAAAGAGCTGACCCGCGGCAAGGGCATCACCTCCGACGCCCTGCAGACGTTCATCGACGGCCTGGATATGCCGGCTGCCGCCAAGGCTGAGCTGAAACTGCTCACCCCGGCCAACTACATCGGCAACGCTGTAGCACAAGCCAAACGCATCTGA
- a CDS encoding secretin N-terminal domain-containing protein: MSLRTLLTTLLLAASFSVMAATEVVPLSNRTSADLLPVAQNFIGKDGTVSAYGNQLIVNAEPEKIQALRALLTQLDTPSKRLLITVDTNENNQQSNGDNQTQIITYSTESRDGGIQQIQASEGVPALIQIGQSVPLTTTQPDAYGRPQNQTQYRNVTQGFYVTASVTGETVHLSISTNRDRMSQERPDVVNVQSTDTTVSGRLGEWITLAGVNRQTQADKTGTTRSYSTQGRDDLSLKVKVETLN; the protein is encoded by the coding sequence ATGTCCCTACGCACGCTGCTCACCACCCTGCTCCTGGCCGCCAGTTTCTCGGTGATGGCCGCCACCGAAGTCGTCCCCCTGAGCAATCGCACCAGCGCCGACCTATTGCCGGTGGCGCAGAATTTCATCGGCAAGGACGGCACCGTCAGCGCCTACGGCAATCAACTGATCGTCAATGCCGAACCTGAGAAGATCCAAGCCCTGCGCGCCCTGCTCACGCAACTGGACACCCCATCCAAACGCCTGCTGATCACCGTCGACACCAACGAAAACAACCAGCAGAGCAACGGTGACAACCAAACTCAGATCATCACCTACAGCACCGAGAGCCGCGATGGCGGGATCCAGCAGATCCAGGCCAGCGAAGGCGTGCCCGCACTGATCCAGATCGGCCAGAGCGTACCGCTGACCACCACCCAGCCAGACGCCTACGGCCGTCCGCAAAACCAGACCCAGTATCGCAACGTGACCCAGGGTTTCTACGTCACCGCCAGCGTCACTGGTGAGACCGTTCACCTGAGCATCAGTACCAATCGTGACCGTATGAGCCAGGAACGTCCCGATGTAGTGAACGTGCAGAGTACCGACACAACCGTCAGCGGACGCCTGGGCGAGTGGATCACCCTCGCTGGTGTTAATCGTCAGACTCAGGCCGACAAAACCGGTACAACCCGCAGCTACTCTACTCAGGGCCGGGATGACCTGAGCCTCAAGGTCAAAGTCGAGACCCTGAACTGA